Proteins from a single region of Geothrix sp. PMB-07:
- a CDS encoding MFS transporter — MSFSSGAAAPLALTPYQKWVVGLLAVLQFTIILDFMILSPLGPILMPELAITPRQFGLVVSVYAFSAGISGILAAGFADKFDRKRLLLVFYAGFLFGTFLCGIAPNYPFLMAARVVTGLFGGVIGSISFAIVADLFPLAVRGRVMGTIQSAFAASMVMGIPIGLFLASRFGWHGPFRMIVAFGAVVGLVLAWKLQPITAHMEVIREGHPLMHLLKTATNRRYLVGFTATMLVATGGFMLQPFASNFAVHNLGVSLKHLPVMYMASGAVGMVAGPLLGNLADRFGKFRLLTLATLSGMAMVWWWTGLDRIPFWLAIAGNCLLFATISGRQVATMALISAVPEARDRGAYMSVSASMQQFAGAVSSSVSGLLVIQSGSGRIENYHLLGWVVIAAMALTLAQMWNVDRMVRGASAARG, encoded by the coding sequence ATGTCGTTTTCATCTGGCGCCGCGGCGCCGCTGGCACTTACTCCGTATCAAAAGTGGGTGGTGGGCCTGCTGGCCGTCCTGCAGTTCACCATCATCCTGGATTTCATGATCCTCTCGCCGCTGGGGCCCATCCTCATGCCCGAGCTGGCCATCACGCCCCGGCAGTTCGGGCTGGTGGTGAGCGTCTACGCGTTCAGCGCCGGCATCTCCGGCATTCTTGCCGCCGGTTTCGCAGACAAGTTTGATCGCAAGCGTTTGCTGCTGGTGTTCTACGCCGGGTTCCTCTTCGGTACCTTCCTCTGCGGCATCGCGCCGAACTACCCATTTTTGATGGCGGCCCGGGTGGTCACCGGGCTGTTCGGGGGTGTCATCGGCTCCATCAGCTTCGCCATCGTCGCGGATCTGTTCCCCCTGGCGGTGCGGGGCCGGGTGATGGGAACCATCCAGAGTGCCTTCGCCGCGAGCATGGTGATGGGCATCCCCATCGGGCTCTTCCTGGCCAGCCGCTTCGGTTGGCACGGCCCCTTCCGGATGATCGTGGCCTTCGGCGCGGTCGTGGGCCTGGTGCTGGCCTGGAAGCTGCAGCCCATCACGGCTCACATGGAGGTGATCCGGGAGGGCCATCCCCTGATGCACCTCCTCAAGACCGCCACGAACCGCCGCTACCTGGTGGGCTTCACCGCCACGATGCTGGTGGCCACAGGGGGGTTCATGTTGCAGCCCTTCGCCAGCAATTTTGCGGTGCACAACCTGGGGGTGAGCCTGAAGCACCTCCCCGTGATGTACATGGCCAGCGGCGCCGTGGGCATGGTCGCGGGGCCCCTGCTGGGAAACCTGGCGGATCGCTTCGGCAAGTTCCGGCTGCTGACCCTCGCCACCCTGAGTGGCATGGCCATGGTGTGGTGGTGGACAGGGCTGGATCGCATTCCCTTCTGGCTGGCCATCGCCGGGAACTGCCTGCTGTTCGCCACCATCTCCGGTCGGCAGGTCGCCACCATGGCCCTGATTTCAGCCGTTCCCGAGGCCCGCGACCGCGGCGCCTACATGTCTGTGAGCGCCTCCATGCAGCAGTTTGCAGGGGCGGTGTCCTCATCCGTTTCCGGCCTGCTGGTGATCCAGAGTGGCTCCGGCCGCATCGAGAACTACCACCTGCTGGGCTGGGTGGTGATCGCCGCCATGGCCCTCACTTTGGCCCAGATGTGGAACGTGGATCGAATGGTGCGGGGCGCCAGCGCGGCTCGAGGCTGA
- a CDS encoding TetR/AcrR family transcriptional regulator: MRTKDPLKAEQIRAQALEMLAREGFHGFSMQKLARAASVSPATLYIHFEDREDLLLQLYKEQMAAFVAVVLEGFDPQAPFAEGLAVQWRNRIRFCREQPRAWAFLSQVMHSPYQKAFSGQIESTLHDAMRDFIRHAMTRGDLCNLGAQGPAGDFPVEIFWALAFAPLYELLRIEAEAYGPGAARRKRPFVLDAKRLDLTFTRVLRSLQP; encoded by the coding sequence ATGCGAACAAAGGACCCCCTCAAAGCCGAACAGATCCGGGCCCAGGCCCTGGAGATGCTGGCCCGCGAAGGTTTCCATGGGTTCTCCATGCAGAAGCTGGCCCGGGCGGCCAGCGTGTCGCCCGCCACCCTCTACATCCATTTCGAGGATCGCGAGGATCTGCTGCTTCAGCTCTACAAGGAACAGATGGCAGCCTTCGTTGCCGTGGTGCTGGAGGGCTTCGATCCCCAGGCCCCCTTCGCCGAGGGCTTGGCGGTGCAGTGGCGCAACCGCATCCGCTTCTGCCGAGAGCAGCCGCGCGCCTGGGCCTTCCTATCCCAGGTCATGCACTCGCCCTATCAGAAGGCCTTCTCGGGCCAGATCGAATCGACGCTGCATGACGCCATGCGTGACTTTATTCGCCACGCCATGACCCGGGGCGACCTCTGCAACCTGGGGGCCCAGGGACCGGCCGGGGACTTCCCCGTGGAAATCTTCTGGGCCCTGGCCTTCGCCCCGCTCTACGAGCTGCTGCGCATTGAAGCGGAAGCCTACGGACCGGGCGCTGCCCGCCGCAAGCGGCCCTTTGTGCTCGATGCCAAGCGGCTCGACCTGACCTTCACGCGCGTGCTGCGCAGCCTGCAACCCTGA
- a CDS encoding nuclear transport factor 2 family protein, protein MQTALLLCAALTLQAQSPAEKAVAALLDDWHLAAAQADEGRYFGHLAENAVFLGTDATERWPKAAFQTWAHPIFQRGKAWSFKAVRRAISFSKDGHTAWFDEDLDTPNLGPSRGSGVLTLEKDRWRIQQYNLSVPIPNALMKSVKAQIEAQAKKP, encoded by the coding sequence ATGCAAACCGCCTTGCTTCTCTGCGCTGCACTGACCCTCCAGGCCCAGTCTCCGGCCGAAAAGGCCGTGGCCGCCCTGCTGGATGACTGGCACCTCGCGGCGGCCCAGGCTGATGAAGGGCGCTATTTCGGGCATCTGGCGGAGAACGCTGTCTTCCTGGGCACGGACGCCACGGAGCGCTGGCCCAAGGCCGCCTTCCAGACCTGGGCCCATCCCATCTTCCAGCGGGGCAAGGCCTGGAGCTTCAAGGCCGTGCGCCGCGCCATCAGCTTTTCCAAGGACGGGCACACGGCCTGGTTCGACGAGGATCTCGACACGCCGAACCTGGGCCCCTCCCGGGGCAGCGGGGTGCTCACTTTGGAAAAGGACCGCTGGCGCATCCAGCAGTACAACCTCAGCGTGCCCATTCCCAACGCGCTGATGAAATCCGTGAAGGCCCAGATCGAGGCCCAGGCAAAAAAACCGTGA
- a CDS encoding M20/M25/M40 family metallo-hydrolase, giving the protein MRPHHCLLACFLAAASLGAQSPQEALRSASEKLRTEAFRTYGAYEDLAWLCDRIGHRLSGSPQLDQAIAWAQSRMKAAGLTNVHTEPVMVPHWVRGHESANLILPAPHRLHILGLGGSVGTPEGGLTADVVVVGSFEELDKLGEAVKGKIVLFDVPYKGYGHTVAYRHDGAARAAKYGAAAALVRSVGPVSLDTPHTGAMDYDPAYPKIPTACVTIEASTQMRRMQQRGERIQMKLELGAKTLPDAPSANVVGEIRGTEKPEEVILLSGHLDSWDVGQGAQDDGAGTVISVEAIRLIQTLGLKPRRTIRVVLWTNEENGLKGGQAYRDAHRAEFKNIIAAIESDSGSEKVAAFDLDLRKATPEAKAKALESLKQVGAVLEPFKVALRLGGSGADVSPMVREGVTGIGMEHIASHYFDIHHTEADTFDKVDKDDLAHNAAALATFAYALAQSDVRFQ; this is encoded by the coding sequence ATGCGCCCACATCACTGCCTTCTCGCCTGTTTCCTCGCCGCCGCCTCCCTCGGTGCCCAGTCCCCGCAGGAGGCCCTCCGCAGCGCCTCGGAGAAACTGCGGACCGAGGCCTTCCGCACCTACGGCGCCTATGAAGACCTGGCCTGGCTCTGCGACCGCATTGGACACCGGCTGTCCGGTTCGCCCCAACTGGATCAGGCCATCGCCTGGGCCCAAAGCCGCATGAAGGCAGCAGGGCTGACGAACGTCCACACCGAGCCCGTCATGGTGCCCCACTGGGTGCGCGGCCATGAATCGGCCAACCTCATCCTGCCCGCGCCGCACCGCCTGCACATTCTGGGTCTGGGCGGCAGCGTGGGAACCCCCGAGGGCGGTCTCACGGCCGACGTGGTGGTGGTCGGCTCCTTCGAGGAACTGGACAAGCTGGGCGAAGCCGTGAAGGGCAAGATCGTGCTCTTCGATGTGCCCTACAAGGGTTACGGCCACACCGTGGCCTACCGCCACGATGGCGCCGCCAGGGCCGCGAAATACGGCGCCGCGGCCGCCCTGGTGCGCTCCGTGGGCCCCGTGAGCCTGGATACGCCCCACACCGGGGCCATGGACTACGATCCCGCCTATCCGAAAATCCCCACCGCCTGCGTCACCATCGAGGCCTCCACCCAGATGCGGCGCATGCAGCAGCGCGGTGAGCGCATCCAGATGAAGCTGGAGCTGGGCGCGAAAACGCTGCCAGACGCCCCCTCCGCCAACGTGGTAGGCGAGATTCGCGGCACCGAAAAGCCCGAAGAGGTCATCCTCCTCAGCGGCCACCTCGACAGCTGGGATGTGGGCCAGGGCGCCCAGGATGACGGGGCTGGCACCGTCATCTCCGTGGAGGCCATTCGCCTGATCCAGACCCTGGGCCTCAAGCCCCGCCGCACCATCCGCGTGGTGCTCTGGACCAACGAGGAGAACGGTCTCAAGGGCGGCCAGGCCTACCGCGACGCGCACCGGGCCGAATTCAAGAACATCATCGCCGCCATTGAAAGCGATTCCGGCAGCGAGAAGGTGGCCGCCTTCGATCTGGACCTGCGCAAGGCCACGCCCGAAGCCAAGGCCAAGGCCCTGGAATCGCTCAAGCAGGTGGGCGCGGTGCTGGAGCCCTTCAAGGTGGCCCTGCGCCTGGGCGGATCGGGCGCCGACGTAAGCCCCATGGTGCGCGAAGGCGTGACGGGCATCGGCATGGAGCACATCGCCTCCCACTACTTCGACATCCATCACACCGAGGCCGACACCTTCGACAAAGTGGACAAGGACGACCTGGCCCACAATGCCGCGGCCCTGGCCACCTTCGCCTATGCCCTGGCCCAGTCGGACGTCAGGTTCCAGTAG
- a CDS encoding hybrid sensor histidine kinase/response regulator translates to MRPAHQVYSIKDGLPQNTIHASAVEPATGRLWVATQDGLAHFNGQQWHPISLPNRQVANYVRTLAFDGSGALWAGTNGDGLFRFQNQRWESFLGAGRLPVERVNQVLASAGEEGVWIGTHGRGLWRYQEGQFSPVATPEGAGGGIVWALLHGRWQGRPRLWVGMEGALVYLEEGRWHAQSLPPALKGVSVNSLWVEPNERRLWIGSWGKGVWRLEEGRWTALGRAQGLMDGQVTSLVATAGRDRGEWTLWAGTFSGLMRWDGQAWQPVGRRGEVFQRPIYSLLSTRWNAGAESLWVGTRGGGLARLDLGRWQTLDGASGLPSNEIRAIVATLAKGRDPDIWVGAERGGLLHLQPSGLTEHPLPGGAQGIHSLLPVADSEGTAIWVGTRVDGVFRWHRDRWERVPLQGLPAVDVLALAQVEWEPGQFRVFAGTTKGLFWFDAGVWRPVGGPLLAGAFIQCLHVSSGRPGALWVGTRALGLVRLDAKGKAQFGLAQGLPNPWVRDVAIRQAAGIREVWIATAGGLAILDENTGRIQTADALQVLDSTSGRAERFDSLAIGGLPSQVVNQIEFDGQGRGYLMTTRGMVRLELRGDGTWLRDTYTEEDGLPEGEGVPGAACLDPLGRMWIGTTAGLAVLDATRELRDQSSKRLLLETVHGGGKPVSAAPNQSFSHLFRDWSFEAALVGFTRNDRVRYRFQLEGYEEVPGPWTAERRRIYTNLDPGRYRLHIWAVDGWGNASVPLAWEFVVQPAPWATWWARVLELLAAAGAILGIIRWRLRLLRVHNRELERAVENRTRELADARDAAITANRHKSDFLAVMSHEVRTPLNGILGMSDLLEDTPLDPVQREYVEAIRISNHHLSSLINDVLDLSKIEADHLELEAVPFDLVREIEEVVSPVASVARGKGVEFVCDLPGNLPAQLRGDPTRLRQVVLNLLNNAVKFTAKGRVVLRCDIIETSPLRLRFDIEDTGRGIPAEVQGKLFEPFQQADASTNREFGGTGLGLAICRRLVEKMGGTIGFSSQEGQGSTFSLELAFEPLAPPPIMPPVSPVLVCMAPSRSREALVRLLGDWAVVTAVVPSPEHLAAEFSRHAGGRSPTLLLDAEALDVESAAMDGRLPAESRVGILAAMDALPRLAAGAAAGQFQIITNPWRQEALRDFILGARGQRSDETRPSGGFVGRVLVVDDHPINRKVMHAMLQKMGLVALEASSGREALNCLAAEAVDLVLMDCEMPGMDGFETTRRLREHSRVPVVALTAHVLEGTREKCLAAGMDDYLSKPIKQEALGQALRRWLGSTGT, encoded by the coding sequence ATGCGTCCCGCCCATCAGGTGTATTCCATCAAGGACGGGCTGCCCCAGAACACCATCCACGCCTCGGCGGTGGAGCCAGCCACGGGGCGCCTGTGGGTGGCCACGCAGGATGGCCTGGCCCACTTCAATGGCCAGCAGTGGCACCCGATCTCTCTGCCCAACCGGCAGGTGGCGAACTACGTGCGGACCCTGGCCTTCGATGGCAGTGGCGCGCTGTGGGCTGGCACCAACGGCGATGGGTTGTTCCGCTTCCAGAACCAGCGCTGGGAGTCGTTCCTGGGGGCAGGACGGCTGCCGGTGGAGCGGGTGAACCAGGTCCTTGCCAGCGCCGGCGAGGAGGGCGTCTGGATCGGCACCCATGGGAGGGGGCTCTGGCGCTACCAGGAAGGACAGTTCTCTCCGGTGGCCACGCCTGAAGGCGCGGGGGGCGGCATTGTCTGGGCCCTGCTTCATGGGCGTTGGCAAGGCCGGCCCCGTTTGTGGGTCGGGATGGAAGGTGCCCTCGTCTACCTCGAGGAGGGGCGCTGGCACGCGCAAAGCCTTCCACCCGCGTTGAAGGGAGTGTCGGTCAACAGCCTGTGGGTGGAGCCCAATGAACGCCGCCTTTGGATTGGCAGCTGGGGCAAGGGCGTCTGGCGACTGGAGGAGGGCCGCTGGACGGCCTTGGGCCGCGCCCAGGGCCTGATGGACGGCCAGGTCACGTCGCTCGTGGCCACGGCCGGACGGGACCGGGGCGAATGGACGCTCTGGGCGGGCACCTTCAGTGGGTTGATGCGATGGGATGGGCAGGCCTGGCAACCGGTGGGGCGGCGGGGCGAGGTGTTTCAGCGTCCCATCTACAGCCTGTTGAGCACGCGCTGGAACGCGGGCGCCGAATCCCTCTGGGTAGGCACTCGGGGGGGAGGCCTGGCCCGTCTGGACCTGGGCCGCTGGCAGACCCTGGATGGCGCTTCGGGGCTGCCCTCCAATGAAATCCGGGCCATCGTGGCCACCCTTGCCAAGGGGCGAGATCCGGACATCTGGGTGGGGGCGGAGCGGGGAGGCCTGCTGCACCTTCAGCCTTCGGGGCTGACGGAGCATCCCTTGCCTGGGGGCGCTCAGGGCATTCACAGCTTGCTGCCGGTGGCGGATTCTGAGGGCACGGCCATCTGGGTGGGCACCCGCGTGGATGGCGTTTTCCGCTGGCACAGAGACCGGTGGGAGCGGGTGCCTTTGCAGGGGCTGCCCGCGGTGGACGTCCTTGCGCTTGCCCAGGTGGAATGGGAACCGGGCCAGTTCAGGGTGTTCGCGGGCACCACCAAGGGCCTGTTCTGGTTCGATGCCGGTGTCTGGCGACCGGTTGGAGGCCCGCTTCTGGCCGGGGCCTTCATCCAATGCCTGCATGTGTCATCCGGCCGTCCCGGGGCCTTGTGGGTGGGGACGCGGGCCCTGGGCCTGGTGCGACTGGATGCCAAGGGCAAGGCCCAGTTCGGGCTGGCCCAGGGGCTTCCCAACCCCTGGGTGCGGGACGTGGCCATCCGCCAAGCCGCAGGCATCCGGGAGGTCTGGATCGCCACCGCCGGCGGCCTTGCCATCCTGGATGAGAACACGGGCCGCATCCAGACCGCGGATGCATTGCAGGTGCTGGACAGCACCTCGGGAAGGGCCGAGCGTTTCGACAGCCTGGCCATCGGCGGTCTACCCAGCCAGGTGGTCAACCAGATTGAATTCGACGGCCAGGGGCGCGGTTACCTCATGACCACCCGGGGCATGGTCCGCCTCGAGCTCCGGGGAGATGGCACTTGGCTGCGCGACACCTACACCGAGGAGGATGGCCTGCCCGAGGGGGAGGGCGTTCCCGGCGCGGCCTGCCTGGATCCGCTGGGGCGCATGTGGATTGGCACCACCGCCGGATTGGCGGTGCTGGATGCCACCCGGGAACTCCGGGATCAATCCTCCAAGCGCCTGCTGCTGGAAACGGTGCATGGCGGCGGGAAACCCGTCTCTGCGGCGCCCAATCAATCTTTTTCTCACCTGTTCCGGGACTGGTCCTTCGAGGCCGCCCTGGTGGGCTTCACGCGCAATGACCGCGTGAGATACCGCTTCCAGCTGGAGGGCTACGAAGAGGTGCCTGGGCCCTGGACCGCAGAGCGGAGGCGGATCTACACAAACCTTGATCCGGGCCGCTACCGACTTCACATCTGGGCGGTGGATGGCTGGGGGAATGCCAGTGTGCCCCTGGCCTGGGAGTTCGTCGTACAGCCCGCGCCCTGGGCCACGTGGTGGGCGCGCGTCCTTGAATTGCTTGCGGCCGCGGGGGCCATCCTGGGCATCATCCGCTGGCGGCTGCGGCTCCTGCGCGTGCACAACCGGGAGCTGGAAAGGGCCGTGGAAAACCGCACCCGCGAACTCGCAGACGCCCGCGATGCGGCCATCACCGCCAACCGCCACAAATCCGATTTCCTGGCGGTCATGAGCCACGAGGTGAGGACGCCCCTCAATGGCATCCTGGGCATGTCCGATCTCCTGGAGGACACGCCGCTCGATCCGGTGCAGCGCGAGTATGTGGAGGCGATCCGCATCTCGAACCACCACCTGTCGTCGCTCATCAACGATGTGCTGGATCTCTCCAAGATCGAAGCCGATCACCTGGAGCTGGAGGCGGTGCCCTTCGATCTGGTGCGGGAGATCGAGGAGGTGGTCTCGCCGGTGGCTTCCGTGGCCCGGGGCAAGGGCGTGGAGTTCGTCTGCGACTTGCCGGGAAACCTTCCGGCCCAGCTGCGAGGGGATCCCACGCGCCTGCGCCAGGTGGTGCTCAACCTCCTGAACAACGCCGTGAAGTTCACGGCGAAAGGGCGGGTGGTGCTGCGCTGCGACATCATCGAAACATCGCCGCTGCGCCTGCGTTTCGACATCGAGGACACAGGCAGAGGCATTCCCGCCGAGGTGCAGGGCAAGCTCTTCGAGCCCTTCCAGCAGGCGGATGCTTCCACCAACCGCGAGTTCGGCGGCACGGGGCTGGGGCTGGCCATCTGCCGACGCCTGGTGGAGAAGATGGGCGGCACCATCGGCTTCTCGAGCCAGGAGGGGCAGGGCTCGACCTTCAGCCTTGAGCTGGCCTTCGAGCCCCTGGCGCCGCCGCCGATCATGCCCCCGGTCTCACCGGTACTGGTGTGCATGGCACCCTCCCGCAGCCGCGAGGCCCTGGTTCGGTTGCTGGGGGACTGGGCCGTGGTGACCGCCGTGGTGCCCTCCCCGGAGCACCTGGCCGCCGAGTTCAGCCGTCATGCGGGGGGCCGATCGCCAACCCTGCTGCTGGATGCCGAAGCCCTGGATGTAGAATCCGCCGCCATGGATGGGAGGCTTCCCGCAGAAAGCCGAGTCGGGATTCTTGCCGCCATGGACGCCCTGCCGCGGCTCGCGGCAGGGGCCGCGGCGGGGCAATTCCAGATCATCACCAACCCCTGGCGCCAGGAGGCCCTTCGCGATTTCATCCTGGGCGCTCGGGGACAGCGCTCCGACGAGACTCGGCCCAGTGGCGGTTTCGTGGGTCGCGTGCTGGTGGTTGATGACCATCCCATCAACCGCAAGGTCATGCACGCCATGCTGCAGAAAATGGGACTGGTGGCCCTGGAGGCTTCCAGTGGCCGGGAGGCCTTGAACTGCCTCGCCGCCGAAGCCGTGGACCTCGTTCTCATGGATTGCGAGATGCCGGGCATGGATGGATTTGAAACCACCCGGCGGCTGCGGGAGCACTCCCGGGTTCCCGTGGTGGCCCTCACGGCCCACGTGCTCGAGGGCACCCGCGAGAAGTGCCTGGCCGCGGGCATGGATGATTACCTCTCCAAGCCCATCAAGCAGGAAGCGCTGGGGCAGGCCCTGCGGCGCTGGCTGGGGTCTACTGGAACCTGA
- a CDS encoding TonB-dependent siderophore receptor, whose product MRKRTLPYLTVLLALPTIGWAQEKPLSIEDELLALLNAKVVVASKSAESVSDAPGLITAYQAKQLDMLGAWTLADLANLTPGYSSYRIYGEQVLETRGQKAGSFNNNKHFMMIDGIPVEHARAYKVPIDDQLPLFFADRVEFLRGPASALYGVGAFYGVINIQPKASREGGTRAESMFALGDDGASRQFNSTFTASRPQSDSHLSVSASHKQDSLDYVGTVNSPNNLFRDGHTSLFMYASHKLTAGPLEGLGLGVIYQYKRGGLGEYWNEAAFTSPLNDLTWSTLIPYVKYDTAINDRLHFSSYLKFNESQEKGVDSPFGSTDYTTYNGTGRPLNIYDVRIADVAALAELRWKASDRVDVIGGVNRDTRWQRGLHYSSSYDVSADPGLPYPGGDLPKTGDYTTTSAYLQGRIGFDVLAGLNMVLGVRSDNGSAPGNTYHQLSPRLGLVQKLDENWVVKVLHGSALRAPGIKEVELNKESSAAHSGLNLPSLSAEQFATDEVAVAYHRSGWGGTLAYFSNKTTDALDGASVSGVNVFQNSNGTTKAKGVELELQATAGSWASWFNYSVAKAETPTGGEVEDVPTQKANFILNRQFEWGVPLQATLMAHWVKDWTQADPAKPRVEGFTTLDARFGMPHTQGLSLTLQVRNLTDKRYKLPKHGVPDVPMPGRTLVVDLGMRF is encoded by the coding sequence ATGAGAAAAAGAACCCTCCCGTACCTCACCGTTCTGTTGGCCCTTCCAACGATAGGGTGGGCCCAGGAAAAGCCGCTTTCCATCGAAGATGAATTGCTGGCCTTGCTCAACGCCAAGGTGGTCGTCGCCTCCAAGAGCGCCGAATCTGTGTCTGATGCACCAGGGCTCATCACCGCCTACCAGGCCAAGCAGCTGGACATGCTGGGCGCGTGGACCCTTGCCGACCTCGCCAACCTCACGCCGGGCTACAGCAGCTACAGGATCTACGGCGAGCAGGTGCTGGAAACCCGTGGACAGAAGGCGGGAAGCTTCAACAACAACAAGCATTTCATGATGATCGACGGCATCCCCGTGGAGCATGCGCGGGCCTACAAGGTGCCCATCGATGACCAGCTGCCCTTGTTCTTCGCCGACCGAGTCGAGTTCCTGCGGGGCCCCGCCTCGGCCCTCTACGGAGTCGGCGCCTTCTACGGCGTGATCAACATCCAGCCCAAGGCCAGCCGGGAAGGCGGCACCCGCGCGGAATCCATGTTCGCTCTGGGCGACGATGGGGCCAGCCGCCAGTTCAACTCCACCTTCACGGCCTCCCGGCCGCAAAGCGACAGCCACCTGAGCGTGAGCGCGAGCCACAAGCAGGACAGCCTCGACTACGTGGGCACGGTGAACTCGCCCAACAACCTGTTCCGCGACGGCCACACCAGCCTCTTCATGTACGCCTCGCACAAACTGACCGCAGGCCCCCTGGAGGGGCTGGGATTGGGTGTGATCTACCAGTACAAACGCGGAGGTCTCGGCGAGTACTGGAATGAAGCGGCCTTCACCTCTCCCCTGAACGACCTCACGTGGAGCACGCTGATCCCCTACGTGAAATACGACACGGCGATCAATGACCGCCTGCACTTCTCCAGCTACCTCAAATTCAACGAAAGCCAGGAGAAGGGCGTTGATTCGCCGTTCGGCAGCACGGACTACACCACCTACAACGGCACTGGAAGGCCCCTCAACATCTACGATGTCCGCATCGCGGATGTGGCCGCCCTGGCCGAACTGCGCTGGAAGGCCTCAGACCGGGTCGACGTGATCGGCGGCGTCAACCGCGACACCCGCTGGCAGCGGGGCCTGCACTATTCGTCCAGTTACGATGTCAGCGCGGACCCCGGCCTGCCTTACCCCGGCGGGGATCTGCCCAAGACCGGCGACTATACGACCACCTCGGCCTACCTCCAGGGGCGCATCGGCTTCGACGTGCTCGCCGGCCTGAACATGGTGCTGGGCGTGCGGAGCGACAACGGATCCGCCCCGGGCAACACCTACCACCAGCTGTCGCCGCGGCTGGGCCTGGTCCAGAAGCTCGACGAGAACTGGGTGGTCAAGGTGCTCCACGGCTCCGCCCTGCGGGCCCCGGGCATCAAGGAAGTGGAACTCAACAAGGAATCCTCTGCGGCGCACTCAGGCCTGAACCTGCCCAGCCTGAGCGCCGAACAGTTCGCCACCGATGAAGTGGCCGTGGCCTACCACCGCAGCGGGTGGGGAGGCACCCTGGCCTATTTCTCCAACAAGACCACCGATGCCCTGGACGGGGCCAGTGTGAGCGGTGTGAACGTGTTCCAGAACAGCAACGGCACCACCAAGGCGAAGGGCGTGGAGTTGGAACTTCAGGCCACCGCGGGTTCATGGGCCTCCTGGTTCAACTACAGCGTGGCCAAAGCGGAAACGCCCACCGGCGGCGAGGTAGAAGACGTGCCCACCCAGAAGGCCAATTTCATCCTCAACCGCCAGTTCGAGTGGGGCGTCCCCCTGCAGGCCACGCTCATGGCGCATTGGGTCAAGGACTGGACCCAGGCCGATCCCGCCAAGCCGCGGGTGGAGGGCTTCACCACGCTGGACGCCCGGTTCGGAATGCCCCACACCCAGGGCCTCAGTCTCACGCTGCAGGTTCGCAACCTCACCGACAAGCGATACAAACTCCCCAAACACGGGGTGCCCGATGTCCCCATGCCCGGTCGCACGCTGGTCGTGGATCTCGGGATGCGTTTCTAG
- a CDS encoding flagellar motor protein MotB yields the protein MVNITPVRFARRKADLESLWLVTFADLMVQLMAFFALLYSFSVSDQTKLQQALTSIQKALGVKGQMAVVGDGILPGSQGLDPAKAEDLEKQLSTALVSEGPDVGSRLRIVSFRGSLIFEEGSATLTTGSDVLLTRLSELALRYQGFTLVCEGHAAQGEKGRGMDALELSSQRAMAAQRYLIGIGLSPARLTSEARGDSQPEGDGASPEGRALERRVTFRFQRVAER from the coding sequence GTGGTTAACATCACGCCTGTTCGTTTCGCCCGGCGCAAAGCGGATCTTGAATCGCTGTGGCTGGTCACCTTCGCGGACCTGATGGTGCAGCTCATGGCCTTCTTCGCGCTGCTCTACTCGTTTTCCGTCTCGGACCAGACCAAACTCCAGCAGGCCCTGACCTCCATTCAGAAGGCGCTGGGCGTGAAGGGTCAGATGGCGGTCGTGGGCGACGGCATCCTCCCGGGCTCCCAGGGCCTCGATCCTGCCAAGGCCGAGGATCTTGAGAAGCAGCTCAGCACGGCGCTGGTGAGCGAGGGACCCGATGTGGGCTCCCGCCTGCGCATCGTTTCCTTCCGGGGCTCGCTCATCTTTGAGGAAGGCAGTGCCACGCTGACCACGGGGAGTGATGTCCTGCTCACCCGCCTGTCGGAACTGGCCCTGCGCTACCAGGGTTTCACCCTCGTGTGCGAAGGCCATGCCGCCCAAGGGGAGAAGGGCCGGGGCATGGACGCCCTGGAACTCAGCTCCCAACGGGCCATGGCGGCCCAGCGCTACCTGATTGGCATCGGCCTGAGCCCGGCGCGCCTCACTTCTGAAGCCCGTGGTGACAGCCAGCCCGAAGGGGACGGCGCCAGCCCCGAGGGCCGGGCCCTGGAGCGGCGCGTGACCTTCCGGTTCCAGAGGGTGGCTGAACGCTGA